A single genomic interval of Chroicocephalus ridibundus chromosome 23, bChrRid1.1, whole genome shotgun sequence harbors:
- the LOC134526584 gene encoding cytotoxic granule associated RNA binding protein TIA1 isoform X3, whose translation MATGKSKGYGFVSFFNKWDAENAIQQMGGQWLGGRQIRTNWATRKPPAPKSTYESNAKQLSYDDVVNQSSPSNCTVYCGGVTSGLTEQLMRQTFSPFGQIMEIRVFPDKGYSFVRFNSHESAAHAIVSVNGTTIEGHVVKCYWGKETPDMVSPVQQNQIGYPPAYGQWGQWYGNAQIGQYVPNGWQVPAYGMYGQAWNQQGFNQTQSSAAWLGASYGVQPPQGQNGSVLAGQSGYRVAGFEAP comes from the exons ATGGCGACGGGCAAATCGAAAGGATACGGCTTCGTTTCCTTCTTCAATAAATGG GACGCGGAGAATGCCATTCAGCAGATGGGCGGGCAGTGGCTCGGCGGAAGGCAAATCCGAACGAACTGGGCGACGAGAAAACCTCCGGCTCCAAAGAGCACGTATGAAT CAAACGCCAAACAACTCTCTTACGACGATGTGGTCAATCAAAGCAGCCCCAGCAACTGCACCGTCTACTGCGGCGGCGTTACCTCCGGCCTCACAG AACAGCTCATGCGCCAGACCTTTTCTCCCTTCGGGCAGATCATGGAAATTCGAGTCTTCCCGGATAAAGGCTACTCCTTTGTACG GTTTAATTCTCACGAGAGCGCGGCGCACGCCATCGTTTCCGTCAACGGAACGACTATCGAAGGACACGTGGTGAAGTGCTACTGGGGCAAGGAGACGCCGGACATGGTCAGCCCCGTCCAGCAG AACCAGATCGGGTACCCGCCGGCGTACGGGCAGTGGGGCCAGTGGTACGGCAACGCCCAGATCGGCCAGTATGTGCCCAACGGCTGGCAGGTCCCCGCCTACGGCATGTACGGCCAAGCGTGGAATCAGCAGGGATTTAA CCAGACGCAGTCCTCGGCGGCGTGGCTGGGGGCGAGCTacggggtgcagcccccccaggggcAGAATGGCAGCGTGTTGGCGGGGCAGAGCGGGTACCGCGTGGCCGGCTTCGAGgcgccctga
- the LOC134526584 gene encoding cytotoxic granule associated RNA binding protein TIA1 isoform X4, whose amino-acid sequence MEDEMPKTLYVGNLSRDVTEALILQLFSQIGPCKNCKMIMDTAGNDPYCFVEFYEHRHAAAALAAMNGRKIMGKEVKVNWATTPSSQKKDTSNHFHVFVGDLSPEITTEDIKAAFAPFGRISDARVVKDMATGKSKGYGFVSFFNKWDAENAIQQMGGQWLGGRQIRTNWATRKPPAPKSTYESNAKQLSYDDVVNQSSPSNCTVYCGGVTSGLTEQLMRQTFSPFGQIMEIRVFPDKGYSFVRFNSHESAAHAIVSVNGTTIEGHVVKCYWGKETPDMVSPVQQNQIGYPPAYGQWGQWYGNAQIGQYVPNGWQVPAYGMYGQAWNQQGFNQTQSSAAWLGASYGVQPPQGQNGSVLAGQSGYRVAGFEAP is encoded by the exons ATGGAGGATGAAATGCCCAAGACCCT GTACGTGGGGAACCTGTCAAGAGACGTGACGGAAGCTCTGATCCTCCAGCTGTTCAGCCAGATCGGACCATGCAAAAACTGCAAAATGATAATGGAT aCAGCTGGAAACGATCCGTACTGTTTTGTGGAGTTCTACGAGCACCGGCACGCGGCTGCAGCGCTGGCTGCTATGAACGGCCGGAAGATAATGGGTAAG GAGGTCAAAGTGAACTGGGCGACGACCCCCAGCAGCCAGAAGAAAGACACCAGCA ACCATTTCCATGTCTTTGTCGGAGACCTCAGCCCGGAAATTACAACGGAAGATATAAAAGCAGCTTTTGCGCCGTTTGGAAGAATATC aGACGCGCGGGTGGTTAAGGACATGGCGACGGGCAAATCGAAAGGATACGGCTTCGTTTCCTTCTTCAATAAATGG GACGCGGAGAATGCCATTCAGCAGATGGGCGGGCAGTGGCTCGGCGGAAGGCAAATCCGAACGAACTGGGCGACGAGAAAACCTCCGGCTCCAAAGAGCACGTATGAAT CAAACGCCAAACAACTCTCTTACGACGATGTGGTCAATCAAAGCAGCCCCAGCAACTGCACCGTCTACTGCGGCGGCGTTACCTCCGGCCTCACAG AACAGCTCATGCGCCAGACCTTTTCTCCCTTCGGGCAGATCATGGAAATTCGAGTCTTCCCGGATAAAGGCTACTCCTTTGTACG GTTTAATTCTCACGAGAGCGCGGCGCACGCCATCGTTTCCGTCAACGGAACGACTATCGAAGGACACGTGGTGAAGTGCTACTGGGGCAAGGAGACGCCGGACATGGTCAGCCCCGTCCAGCAG AACCAGATCGGGTACCCGCCGGCGTACGGGCAGTGGGGCCAGTGGTACGGCAACGCCCAGATCGGCCAGTATGTGCCCAACGGCTGGCAGGTCCCCGCCTACGGCATGTACGGCCAAGCGTGGAATCAGCAGGGATTTAA CCAGACGCAGTCCTCGGCGGCGTGGCTGGGGGCGAGCTacggggtgcagcccccccaggggcAGAATGGCAGCGTGTTGGCGGGGCAGAGCGGGTACCGCGTGGCCGGCTTCGAGgcgccctga
- the LOC134526584 gene encoding cytotoxic granule associated RNA binding protein TIA1 isoform X1 has product MQKLQNDNGSGNDPYCFVEFYEHRHAAAALAAMNGRKIMGKEVKVNWATTPSSQKKDTSNHFHVFVGDLSPEITTEDIKAAFAPFGRISDARVVKDMATGKSKGYGFVSFFNKWDAENAIQQMGGQWLGGRQIRTNWATRKPPAPKSTYESNAKQLSYDDVVNQSSPSNCTVYCGGVTSGLTEQLMRQTFSPFGQIMEIRVFPDKGYSFVRFNSHESAAHAIVSVNGTTIEGHVVKCYWGKETPDMVSPVQQNQIGYPPAYGQWGQWYGNAQIGQYVPNGWQVPAYGMYGQAWNQQGFNQTQSSAAWLGASYGVQPPQGQNGSVLAGQSGYRVAGFEAP; this is encoded by the exons ATGCAAAAACTGCAAAATGATAATGGAT CTGGAAACGATCCGTACTGTTTTGTGGAGTTCTACGAGCACCGGCACGCGGCTGCAGCGCTGGCTGCTATGAACGGCCGGAAGATAATGGGTAAG GAGGTCAAAGTGAACTGGGCGACGACCCCCAGCAGCCAGAAGAAAGACACCAGCA ACCATTTCCATGTCTTTGTCGGAGACCTCAGCCCGGAAATTACAACGGAAGATATAAAAGCAGCTTTTGCGCCGTTTGGAAGAATATC aGACGCGCGGGTGGTTAAGGACATGGCGACGGGCAAATCGAAAGGATACGGCTTCGTTTCCTTCTTCAATAAATGG GACGCGGAGAATGCCATTCAGCAGATGGGCGGGCAGTGGCTCGGCGGAAGGCAAATCCGAACGAACTGGGCGACGAGAAAACCTCCGGCTCCAAAGAGCACGTATGAAT CAAACGCCAAACAACTCTCTTACGACGATGTGGTCAATCAAAGCAGCCCCAGCAACTGCACCGTCTACTGCGGCGGCGTTACCTCCGGCCTCACAG AACAGCTCATGCGCCAGACCTTTTCTCCCTTCGGGCAGATCATGGAAATTCGAGTCTTCCCGGATAAAGGCTACTCCTTTGTACG GTTTAATTCTCACGAGAGCGCGGCGCACGCCATCGTTTCCGTCAACGGAACGACTATCGAAGGACACGTGGTGAAGTGCTACTGGGGCAAGGAGACGCCGGACATGGTCAGCCCCGTCCAGCAG AACCAGATCGGGTACCCGCCGGCGTACGGGCAGTGGGGCCAGTGGTACGGCAACGCCCAGATCGGCCAGTATGTGCCCAACGGCTGGCAGGTCCCCGCCTACGGCATGTACGGCCAAGCGTGGAATCAGCAGGGATTTAA CCAGACGCAGTCCTCGGCGGCGTGGCTGGGGGCGAGCTacggggtgcagcccccccaggggcAGAATGGCAGCGTGTTGGCGGGGCAGAGCGGGTACCGCGTGGCCGGCTTCGAGgcgccctga
- the LOC134526689 gene encoding LOW QUALITY PROTEIN: uncharacterized protein C2orf42-like (The sequence of the model RefSeq protein was modified relative to this genomic sequence to represent the inferred CDS: deleted 1 base in 1 codon), with protein MFMDCVRNGVARTGAVSVPPYAAPVRPHLERCVHFGAPRSKEDLEGLERVQRRATELVSRRMEPASVRTKVPSFLSDLGKATLRGIRKCPRCGTYNGTRGLICKNKTCGTVFRYGARKQPGVDAVKIVTGSDLQVYSVRQRDRGPDSRCFVELGVSETAIQTVDGTIITQLSSGRCYLPACLKAATQGVVENQCQHVKLALNCQTEATPLALKSSVLNSMQASPETKQTIWQLATEPTGPLVQRVTKTILVVKCKASQKHSLGYLHASFAHKVNAKTLTDHRFSCSCQAPKPGKGGPAEEEAPSPRCIHFLACLCAFASDESLAQEFAEFLACDAGGLKGLTVPQLVGSPESPGQAGEAAAAKAKKRKKDVAPGARAASPLLAQDAAHGNARRSSLKKPAVASSLKRQGCNQLLDEAQVTLSFQDWLASVTERIHQTMHYQFEGKPEPLVFHIPQAFFDALQQRISSGSAKKRLPNSTTAFVRKDALPLGTFSKYTWHITNVLQVKQIFDTPELPLEITRSFVQNRDGSYELFRCPKVEVESIAEAYGPLEKQPAIRPLELKTFLKVGNTSPTQKEPTPFIIEWIPDILPRARIGELRLKFQYGHHSARQPPGPPRPPPAAPPPAQPPLRLAPLPALPFP; from the exons atgttcATGGACTGTGTCAGGAACGGCGTGGCCAGGACCGGGGCAGTGAGCGTCCCCCCGTACgcggcaccggtgaggccccacctcgaacgGTGTGTTCATTTTGGGGCCCCTCGCTCCAAGGAGGACCtcgaggggctggagcgtgtccagagaagggcaacggagctg GTCTCCCGGAGGATGGAGCCGGCGTCGGTGAGGACCAAAGTCCCCTCCTTCCTGTCGGACCTGGGGAAGGCCACGCTGCGGGGCATCCGGAAATGTCCCCGCTGCGGCACTTACAACGGCACCCGAGGCCTCATCTGCAAGAACAAGACGTGCGGCACCGTCTTCCGCTACGGCGCCCGCAAGCAGCCCGGCGTCGACGCCGTCAAGATCGTCACCGGCTCGGACTTACAGGTTTATTCGGTGCGGCAGAGGGACCGGGGACCGGATTCCcggtgctttgtggagctgggggtctcggagACGGCCATCCAGACGGTGGACGGCACCATCATCACGCAGCTCAGCTCCGGCCGCTGCTACCTGCCGGCCTGTCTGAAAGCGGCCACGCAAGGGGTGGTGGAAAACCAGTGCCAGCACGTCAAACTGGCCCTGAACTGCCAGACGGAGGCCACCCCGCTGGCCTTGAAAAGCTCGGTGCTCAACTCCATGCAGGCTTCCCCCGAAACCAAACAAACCATCTGGCAGCTGGCCACCGAGCCCACGGGGCCGCTGGTGCAGCGCGTCACCAAGACCATCCTGGTGGTGAAGTGCAAGGCCAGCCAGAAGCACAGCCTCGGCTACCTGCACGCCTCCTTCGCCCACAAGGTGAACGCCAAGACGCTGACGGACCACAGgttctcctgctcctgccaggctccGAAGCCCGGCAAGGGCGGCCCGGCCGAGGAGGAGGCGCCGTCGCCGCGCTGCATTCACTTCTTGGCCTGCCTCTGCGCCTTCGCCAGCGACGAGAGCCTGGCGCAGGAGTTCGCCGAGTTCCTCGCCTGCGACGCCGGCG GGCTGAAAGGGCTGACGGTCCCGCAGCTGGTGGGCAGCCCCGAGTCCCCGGGGCAGGCCGGGGAGGCGGCTGCTGCCAAggccaagaagaggaaaaaggacgTCGCGCCGG GGGCGCGGGCGGCCAGCCCCCTCCTGGCGCAGGATGCGGCTCACGGCAACGCCCGGAGAAGCAGCCTGAAGAAGCCGGCCGTCGCCTCCTCGCTGAAGAGACAAG GCTGtaaccagctgctggacgaggcgcAGGTGACCCTCTCCTTCCAGGACTGGCTGGCCAGCGTCACCGAACGCATCCACCAAACCATGCATTACCAGTTTGAGG GGAAGCCGGAGCCGCTGGTGTTCCACATCCCTCAGGCTTTCTTCGACGCGCTGCAGCAGCGGATCTCCAGCGGGAGCGCAAAGAAGAGGCTGCCCAACTCCACCACGG CTTTTGTCCGCAAGGACGCCCTCCCCCTGGGCACCTTCTCCAAGTACACGTGGCACATCACCAACGTCCTGCAGGTCAAGCAGATCTTTGACACGCCCGAG CTGCCGCTGGAGATCACGCGCAGCTTCGTGCAGAACCGGGACGGCTCCTACGAGCTCTTCAGGTGTCCCAAGGTGGAGGTGGAGAGCATCGCCGAGGCCTACGGCCCCCTGGAGAAGCAGCCGGCCATCCGGCCCCTGGAGCTCAAGACCTTCCTCAAAGTGG gaaACACCTCCCCGACGCAGAAGGAGCCCACCCCCTTCATCATCGAGTGGATCCCCGACATCCTGCCCCGCGCCCGCATCGGGGAACTGCGCCTCAAATTCCAGTACGGCCACCACAGCGCCCGCcagccccccggcccgccccgg cccccccccgccgcgcccccccccgcccagccccccCTCCGCctcgccccgctgcccgccctccccttcccctga
- the LOC134526584 gene encoding cytotoxic granule associated RNA binding protein TIA1 isoform X2, translating to MIMDTAGNDPYCFVEFYEHRHAAAALAAMNGRKIMGKEVKVNWATTPSSQKKDTSNHFHVFVGDLSPEITTEDIKAAFAPFGRISDARVVKDMATGKSKGYGFVSFFNKWDAENAIQQMGGQWLGGRQIRTNWATRKPPAPKSTYESNAKQLSYDDVVNQSSPSNCTVYCGGVTSGLTEQLMRQTFSPFGQIMEIRVFPDKGYSFVRFNSHESAAHAIVSVNGTTIEGHVVKCYWGKETPDMVSPVQQNQIGYPPAYGQWGQWYGNAQIGQYVPNGWQVPAYGMYGQAWNQQGFNQTQSSAAWLGASYGVQPPQGQNGSVLAGQSGYRVAGFEAP from the exons ATGATAATGGAT aCAGCTGGAAACGATCCGTACTGTTTTGTGGAGTTCTACGAGCACCGGCACGCGGCTGCAGCGCTGGCTGCTATGAACGGCCGGAAGATAATGGGTAAG GAGGTCAAAGTGAACTGGGCGACGACCCCCAGCAGCCAGAAGAAAGACACCAGCA ACCATTTCCATGTCTTTGTCGGAGACCTCAGCCCGGAAATTACAACGGAAGATATAAAAGCAGCTTTTGCGCCGTTTGGAAGAATATC aGACGCGCGGGTGGTTAAGGACATGGCGACGGGCAAATCGAAAGGATACGGCTTCGTTTCCTTCTTCAATAAATGG GACGCGGAGAATGCCATTCAGCAGATGGGCGGGCAGTGGCTCGGCGGAAGGCAAATCCGAACGAACTGGGCGACGAGAAAACCTCCGGCTCCAAAGAGCACGTATGAAT CAAACGCCAAACAACTCTCTTACGACGATGTGGTCAATCAAAGCAGCCCCAGCAACTGCACCGTCTACTGCGGCGGCGTTACCTCCGGCCTCACAG AACAGCTCATGCGCCAGACCTTTTCTCCCTTCGGGCAGATCATGGAAATTCGAGTCTTCCCGGATAAAGGCTACTCCTTTGTACG GTTTAATTCTCACGAGAGCGCGGCGCACGCCATCGTTTCCGTCAACGGAACGACTATCGAAGGACACGTGGTGAAGTGCTACTGGGGCAAGGAGACGCCGGACATGGTCAGCCCCGTCCAGCAG AACCAGATCGGGTACCCGCCGGCGTACGGGCAGTGGGGCCAGTGGTACGGCAACGCCCAGATCGGCCAGTATGTGCCCAACGGCTGGCAGGTCCCCGCCTACGGCATGTACGGCCAAGCGTGGAATCAGCAGGGATTTAA CCAGACGCAGTCCTCGGCGGCGTGGCTGGGGGCGAGCTacggggtgcagcccccccaggggcAGAATGGCAGCGTGTTGGCGGGGCAGAGCGGGTACCGCGTGGCCGGCTTCGAGgcgccctga